A part of Paenarthrobacter sp. A20 genomic DNA contains:
- a CDS encoding IclR family transcriptional regulator: protein MLKTDNSTPEPERDTVSQSLMRAIDLLGELAAKPATLDELASKAAVHKTTVMRLLHAMEEKRFVVRDEDQRFMLGSKLFELSSLALEQRDIRKVAHPHLADLNGRTGHTVHLAAFEGSEVVYIDKFESHHPVRMYSRIGLTASLHSAAVSKVLLADMPRSRQEKIAAGLDYIKVTENTLTSPEALLAELEQVKEQGWAHDNAEHEAFVHCIATPIRDASGTVVAAASCSVPVVMLSYEGLLELLPDLKASTESISNDLGWISHERNSA, encoded by the coding sequence ATGTTGAAGACGGACAATTCAACACCAGAACCGGAGCGTGACACTGTGAGCCAGAGCCTCATGCGGGCCATCGACCTGCTCGGCGAACTCGCCGCCAAACCCGCAACGCTGGACGAGCTCGCGTCCAAGGCCGCGGTGCACAAGACCACCGTGATGCGGCTTCTGCACGCCATGGAGGAGAAGCGTTTTGTGGTGCGCGACGAGGACCAGCGGTTCATGCTCGGCTCAAAGCTGTTCGAACTGTCCTCGCTGGCACTGGAACAACGGGACATCCGCAAGGTGGCCCACCCGCATTTGGCCGACTTGAACGGCCGCACCGGGCACACTGTGCACCTTGCCGCCTTCGAAGGGAGCGAGGTGGTGTACATCGACAAGTTCGAGTCGCACCACCCCGTCCGCATGTACTCGCGCATCGGCCTGACTGCATCGCTGCACTCGGCCGCTGTGTCCAAGGTCCTCCTCGCCGATATGCCGCGCAGCCGGCAGGAAAAGATCGCGGCGGGGCTGGACTACATCAAAGTTACCGAGAACACCCTGACCTCGCCGGAGGCCCTCCTGGCCGAACTCGAGCAGGTCAAGGAACAGGGCTGGGCCCACGACAACGCCGAGCACGAAGCCTTCGTGCACTGCATCGCGACCCCCATCCGCGACGCCAGCGGCACCGTTGTAGCAGCAGCCTCTTGCTCGGTACCGGTAGTGATGCTCAGCTATGAAGGCTTGCTTGAGCTGCTGCCCGACCTCAAAGCCAGCACCGAGTCCATCTCCAACGACCTCGGCTGGATCAGCCACGAAAGGAACTCAGCATGA
- a CDS encoding Lrp/AsnC family transcriptional regulator, with product MNILIFMQEYMLDPLEERIIHALQIEGRAPWSELAPVIGVDPVTLARRWDSLRERGLAWVTGIFPSGASALIDITCIPQQIGDVARQITRIPSVLTLDHTSGGRDLLATMLADNPLAIWDAVTNQIGALEGVRNTQTHLVTEMVMEASDWRLRALTPPEVAKVPKPRPPRTRAPRTVHPDVEAALRHCLTEDGRRPVSHIAAEHGLSEQRVADGLARLRADGLLRIRTDVARSVTGWPVYAWYFMRTAAKHIQQIRGLMARIPEARTALAVASQYNLVVAVWLRELTDVMRFEAALEAAVPSARIVDRSVVFRMSKHLGRLIDDDGAATLGFIHPWTTPDGSPERGSRPASGVK from the coding sequence ATGAATATCCTTATCTTCATGCAGGAATACATGCTCGATCCCCTTGAGGAACGCATCATCCATGCTCTTCAGATTGAAGGCCGCGCCCCGTGGAGCGAACTGGCTCCGGTGATCGGCGTGGACCCCGTAACGCTGGCAAGGCGATGGGACTCGCTGCGGGAACGTGGACTCGCCTGGGTGACCGGCATCTTCCCCAGTGGGGCCTCGGCGCTCATCGACATCACCTGCATCCCGCAACAAATCGGTGACGTGGCCCGGCAAATTACCCGGATTCCCTCCGTGCTGACCCTCGACCACACCTCCGGCGGGCGCGACCTTCTGGCGACCATGCTCGCGGACAACCCTTTGGCCATCTGGGATGCGGTCACAAATCAGATCGGTGCGCTCGAGGGCGTCCGGAACACCCAGACGCATCTGGTCACGGAAATGGTGATGGAGGCGTCCGACTGGCGATTGCGCGCGCTGACTCCACCCGAAGTGGCCAAAGTACCCAAACCGCGCCCGCCCCGGACAAGGGCCCCGCGGACGGTGCACCCCGACGTCGAAGCGGCCCTACGGCACTGCCTCACCGAGGACGGAAGGCGGCCCGTCAGCCACATCGCCGCAGAACACGGCCTCAGCGAGCAGCGGGTCGCAGATGGGCTGGCCCGCTTGCGGGCCGACGGGCTGCTCCGCATTCGTACCGATGTTGCCCGGAGCGTCACAGGCTGGCCCGTCTATGCCTGGTACTTCATGCGCACAGCCGCCAAGCACATCCAGCAGATACGCGGGCTGATGGCCCGGATCCCGGAAGCCCGCACTGCGCTCGCAGTGGCCAGCCAGTACAACCTGGTGGTCGCCGTATGGCTGAGGGAGCTGACCGATGTGATGCGCTTCGAGGCAGCTCTGGAAGCGGCCGTTCCCAGCGCGAGGATTGTGGATCGCAGCGTGGTGTTCAGGATGAGCAAGCACCTGGGGCGTTTGATTGATGACGACGGAGCGGCGACTCTCGGTTTCATTCACCCCTGGACGACGCCGGATGGGTCACCCGAACGTGGCTCGCGGCCTGCTTCTGGGGTTAAGTAG
- a CDS encoding AEC family transporter codes for MDGVLQGFFVVGVVLLIGYILGRTKTLGPEGSKVLSTLTFMVGLPCLMFSAIASRHISDVLSATGLISVVTAVAVMLVFTVAGLIGRWGVRRTTIGALSVGIVNSTNLGVPLSLYILGSATYVTPIMLFQLAIVTPIALTILDLTDPAGKHVSIWRVLSIPFRNPVTVAAILGIVVSALGIELPRLVLDPLALVAQLAVPLMLIIFGMSLHGLSVRPGIGDRVPTTIAVILKSAVQPVLAWILAAFVFHLDPFSTFVVTACAILPTGQNVVLYAVRYGVGQGIAQSTAVFTSILAIPLLLGAAWLFG; via the coding sequence GTGGACGGAGTCCTTCAGGGTTTCTTTGTGGTCGGTGTTGTGCTGCTCATTGGCTACATCCTTGGCAGAACCAAGACGTTGGGTCCCGAGGGCAGCAAAGTCCTCTCCACGCTGACGTTCATGGTGGGGCTGCCCTGCCTGATGTTTTCGGCGATTGCCTCGCGCCACATTTCAGATGTCCTCAGCGCCACCGGCCTGATTTCCGTAGTCACGGCGGTGGCGGTCATGCTCGTGTTTACCGTGGCGGGCCTCATTGGCCGCTGGGGTGTCCGGCGGACCACCATTGGCGCGCTGTCCGTGGGAATCGTGAACTCCACCAATCTGGGCGTTCCTCTGTCCCTTTACATCCTCGGCAGCGCCACCTACGTCACGCCCATCATGCTGTTTCAATTGGCCATCGTCACGCCCATTGCCCTGACCATCCTGGACCTCACGGATCCGGCGGGCAAACACGTCTCCATCTGGCGCGTGCTGTCCATCCCCTTCCGCAACCCGGTCACAGTTGCCGCGATTCTTGGGATCGTGGTGAGTGCCTTGGGGATTGAACTGCCCCGCCTGGTTCTGGATCCGTTGGCGCTGGTTGCCCAGTTGGCTGTCCCCCTGATGCTGATCATCTTCGGCATGTCCCTTCACGGATTGTCAGTGCGCCCCGGCATCGGAGACCGCGTCCCCACCACTATTGCCGTCATTCTTAAGTCGGCAGTCCAGCCTGTGCTCGCATGGATCCTGGCCGCCTTCGTCTTCCACCTGGACCCCTTCAGCACATTCGTGGTCACGGCGTGTGCCATCCTTCCCACCGGCCAGAACGTGGTCCTCTATGCTGTCCGCTACGGCGTGGGCCAAGGGATTGCCCAGTCAACGGCGGTGTTCACCAGCATCTTGGCCATACCGCTGCTGCTGGGGGCGGCCTGGCTGTTCGGCTAG
- a CDS encoding RidA family protein yields the protein MSEKTVVLTENAPAPAHVFSQGIKKGGMFQVSGQGPMDPATNQYIGDGDVRVQTRRTLENVKAILEAGGSSVEDVLMFRVYLTTRDDFAAMNEVYGEFIRENVPSGQLPSRTTVFVDLPHEVMLVEIDALAVTA from the coding sequence ATGAGTGAAAAGACCGTAGTACTGACCGAAAACGCCCCCGCCCCGGCGCACGTATTCTCGCAGGGCATCAAAAAGGGTGGCATGTTCCAGGTTTCCGGCCAGGGACCCATGGACCCCGCCACCAACCAATACATCGGCGACGGCGACGTCCGCGTCCAGACCCGTCGCACGCTGGAAAACGTGAAGGCCATCCTGGAAGCCGGCGGCTCCTCCGTTGAAGACGTCCTCATGTTCCGCGTCTACCTCACCACCCGCGACGACTTCGCCGCAATGAACGAGGTCTACGGCGAGTTCATCCGCGAGAACGTGCCCAGCGGCCAGCTGCCGAGCCGCACCACCGTCTTCGTGGACCTGCCCCACGAGGTCATGCTGGTGGAGATCGACGCCCTGGCAGTCACCGCGTAA
- a CDS encoding L-serine ammonia-lyase has product MALSALDLFSIGIGPSSSHTVGPMRAARTFVETLAAEGMLDAVDRLHAGLFGSLGATGRGHGSDKAVILGFMGESPETVDTVTADQRVEEATESRKLLIGQRRMIPFNRGKDVTLHLRQSLPAHPNGMRFQAFDHDGNVLAEQTCYSVGGGFVVDEGSVGAKPQNDVQLRFPFTSAEELLSHCDREGLSISDIMLANERAWRSDEETRTELLHIWDTMKECVERGCRRPEEHLPGSLKVRRRAPRLLADLQAKDDTSDPLRAVDWINLFALAVNEENATGGRVVTAPTNGAAGIIPAVLHYYMMFTPGATEDSVVRFLLTAAAIGVLFKENASISGAEVGCQGEVGSACSMAAGALCEILGGTPQQVENAAEIGIEHNLGLTCDPVGGLVQIPCIERNAMASNKAINAARISLRGDGIHHVSLDAAIKTMRETGADMKSKYKETSRGGLAVNVIAC; this is encoded by the coding sequence ATGGCCTTGAGCGCCCTTGATCTGTTTTCGATCGGGATCGGCCCGTCGTCGTCCCACACGGTCGGCCCGATGCGGGCTGCCCGCACCTTCGTTGAAACCCTTGCCGCTGAAGGCATGCTCGACGCCGTTGATCGCCTTCACGCCGGACTGTTCGGTTCACTGGGGGCTACTGGAAGAGGCCACGGCTCGGACAAAGCTGTCATCCTGGGGTTCATGGGAGAGTCGCCCGAAACGGTGGATACCGTGACGGCGGACCAGAGGGTCGAGGAGGCCACAGAATCCAGGAAACTCCTCATCGGTCAACGCCGGATGATCCCCTTCAACCGGGGCAAGGACGTCACGCTCCACCTGCGCCAATCCCTGCCGGCCCATCCCAACGGCATGAGGTTCCAGGCCTTCGACCACGACGGAAACGTGCTCGCCGAGCAGACGTGCTACTCGGTGGGCGGCGGTTTCGTGGTGGACGAAGGCTCGGTGGGGGCCAAGCCGCAGAACGACGTCCAGCTCCGGTTCCCGTTCACCAGCGCCGAGGAGTTGTTGTCCCATTGCGACCGCGAAGGCCTGTCCATCAGTGACATTATGCTGGCCAACGAGCGTGCCTGGCGCAGCGATGAGGAAACCCGCACTGAGTTGCTCCACATCTGGGACACCATGAAGGAATGCGTGGAACGCGGCTGTCGCCGCCCGGAAGAGCACCTGCCCGGCAGCCTCAAGGTCCGCCGTCGTGCGCCCCGTTTGTTGGCTGACCTGCAGGCGAAAGACGACACCAGCGATCCCCTTCGCGCCGTGGACTGGATCAACCTTTTCGCGTTGGCGGTCAATGAAGAGAACGCAACGGGCGGAAGAGTGGTCACGGCGCCCACCAACGGAGCTGCGGGCATCATCCCTGCCGTCCTGCACTACTACATGATGTTCACGCCCGGGGCGACGGAGGATTCGGTGGTGCGGTTCCTGCTCACGGCGGCCGCCATCGGTGTTCTCTTCAAGGAGAACGCCTCCATCTCGGGTGCCGAAGTCGGGTGCCAGGGAGAGGTGGGATCGGCGTGCTCCATGGCGGCCGGGGCGTTGTGCGAGATCCTCGGCGGCACGCCCCAGCAGGTTGAGAACGCTGCGGAAATCGGGATCGAACACAACCTCGGGCTGACATGCGACCCCGTGGGCGGCCTGGTGCAAATACCGTGCATCGAGCGCAACGCCATGGCCAGCAACAAAGCCATCAATGCGGCCAGGATCAGCCTTCGCGGCGACGGTATCCATCACGTCTCGCTGGATGCCGCCATCAAAACCATGCGCGAGACCGGCGCGGACATGAAGAGCAAGTACAAGGAGACCTCGCGGGGAGGCCTGGCCGTCAATGTCATAGCGTGCTGA
- a CDS encoding LysR family transcriptional regulator, whose translation MLDIRRLHILKTLELEGTMTAAAAKLHMTTSAVSQQLAVLEREAGLPLLVRAGRKVRLTEAGTMLVGHYGRIASEVESAEANLKKFLTDVRGRLAISAFPSFCSTVLPAAVMSLQTNYPRLDVTVSDLEPFESVAQLRAGHIDVAVVDDLHEIQDEGLVKTVLARDEIILCLPGGRQATEAVTLSDFAADRWILDQQGSVFEQFVRQTCRDSGFEPNVVANCRNLMATLGLVRGGLGVALMSELNLGRETEDLVVRRVEPSCGRNIIVLNRTASKESPAVAAVLEELRIAVEARPTA comes from the coding sequence GTGCTTGATATCCGTCGGCTGCACATCCTCAAGACCCTTGAGCTTGAAGGCACCATGACAGCGGCCGCTGCCAAGCTGCACATGACTACCTCGGCCGTGAGCCAGCAGCTGGCGGTGCTTGAACGGGAAGCCGGACTGCCGCTCCTTGTCCGCGCCGGACGGAAGGTTCGGCTCACCGAAGCCGGCACTATGTTGGTTGGCCACTACGGCCGCATCGCCTCTGAGGTGGAATCCGCCGAAGCCAACCTGAAGAAGTTCCTTACTGATGTCCGTGGCCGGCTTGCCATCAGCGCCTTCCCCAGCTTTTGCAGCACGGTATTGCCCGCTGCCGTGATGTCCCTGCAGACGAACTATCCGCGCCTGGACGTGACCGTCTCCGACCTTGAGCCGTTCGAAAGCGTCGCACAATTGCGCGCCGGGCACATCGATGTCGCGGTAGTGGACGACCTGCACGAAATACAGGACGAAGGGCTCGTGAAGACCGTTTTGGCGCGTGACGAAATCATCCTCTGTCTTCCCGGGGGCAGGCAGGCGACGGAGGCGGTGACCCTGTCCGACTTCGCGGCTGATCGGTGGATCCTTGACCAGCAGGGCAGTGTGTTCGAGCAGTTCGTGCGCCAAACGTGCCGCGACTCGGGCTTCGAGCCGAACGTTGTCGCGAACTGCCGAAACCTCATGGCCACACTGGGGTTGGTCCGTGGCGGTCTCGGGGTCGCGTTGATGAGTGAGTTGAACCTCGGGCGGGAAACGGAGGATTTGGTAGTCCGCCGGGTGGAGCCGAGCTGTGGCCGCAACATCATCGTCTTGAACCGGACCGCCAGCAAGGAATCACCAGCCGTTGCTGCCGTCCTTGAAGAACTCAGGATCGCCGTGGAAGCACGCCCCACTGCCTGA
- a CDS encoding alanine racemase has translation MNTSEAISGTAVAGLADRRLDWRHKAVPATDNGTTHADFLAAKHTLADLQTPLLTLDASALATNADRLARWCTERGVLLAPHGKTTMSPQLWTEQLNRGAWGITLANFAQLRVAREFGVRNLQLANSLTDPQAIQWVAGQPAGTTILSWIDSLGTVDVIDRTLAGSGAVLDVLVELGAHGGRTGARGVEAAMDVARAISSSPNLRLVGVSGYEGSLAHTADDAGLAAVRGYLARMGLLHEQLLTEGLYGSSEVILTAGGSAYFDDVVTVLSPYIGKTGAAGETGSDSVSVDLMIRSGAYIIHDDGFYRGISPFSREGNQPFSAGMYGWARVVSQTEPGLAILDAGKRDLPFDEGLPEPQLIGPTLGGAMDPLVGAEITSVNDQHSFMTYDANTTTVNPGDVVRLGLSHPCTAFDKWTVIPVLADTAGDQTVVDLIHTFF, from the coding sequence GTGAACACTTCCGAAGCCATTTCGGGGACCGCCGTGGCCGGCCTCGCAGACCGCAGGCTCGACTGGCGGCACAAGGCCGTGCCGGCAACCGACAACGGGACAACCCACGCGGACTTCCTCGCCGCCAAGCACACGTTGGCCGACCTCCAGACGCCGCTGCTGACACTCGACGCTTCAGCGCTCGCAACCAACGCCGATCGCCTCGCCAGGTGGTGCACGGAACGCGGAGTCCTCCTCGCGCCGCACGGCAAGACCACCATGTCGCCGCAGCTCTGGACCGAGCAGCTCAACCGGGGCGCCTGGGGCATCACGCTGGCCAACTTCGCGCAGCTCCGGGTTGCCCGGGAGTTCGGGGTCCGGAACCTGCAGCTGGCCAACAGCCTCACGGATCCGCAGGCGATCCAGTGGGTAGCCGGCCAGCCCGCCGGGACCACCATCCTGTCCTGGATCGACTCCCTGGGAACCGTGGATGTCATCGACCGGACCCTCGCCGGCAGTGGGGCCGTGCTGGACGTCCTGGTGGAGCTCGGTGCCCATGGCGGCCGGACCGGCGCCCGTGGCGTCGAAGCCGCCATGGACGTGGCCCGCGCGATTTCGTCCTCCCCGAACCTCCGCCTGGTAGGCGTCAGTGGGTACGAAGGCTCGCTCGCGCACACAGCGGACGACGCCGGCCTGGCCGCCGTCCGTGGCTACCTCGCCCGGATGGGGCTGCTTCATGAGCAGTTGCTCACCGAAGGGCTGTACGGCTCCAGCGAGGTGATCCTCACCGCGGGGGGAAGCGCCTACTTTGACGATGTTGTCACCGTCTTGTCGCCGTACATCGGAAAAACAGGAGCGGCCGGTGAGACTGGGTCCGATTCCGTATCTGTGGACCTCATGATCCGCAGTGGGGCGTACATCATCCACGACGACGGTTTCTACCGCGGAATCTCGCCGTTTTCCCGTGAAGGCAATCAGCCGTTCAGCGCTGGAATGTACGGCTGGGCACGCGTCGTTTCGCAGACGGAACCCGGCCTGGCCATCCTCGACGCCGGCAAGCGTGACCTCCCGTTCGACGAAGGCCTGCCCGAACCGCAGCTCATCGGCCCAACACTGGGCGGAGCCATGGACCCCTTGGTGGGCGCCGAAATCACCTCGGTCAATGACCAGCACAGCTTCATGACCTACGACGCCAACACCACCACGGTGAACCCCGGCGACGTCGTCCGGCTGGGCCTGTCCCACCCGTGCACCGCCTTCGATAAATGGACCGTCATCCCGGTCCTCGCGGATACCGCCGGCGACCAGACCGTCGTGGACCTCATCCATACCTTCTTCTAG
- a CDS encoding amidohydrolase family protein, which translates to MKTLISNATLVDGTGSDRHPADVLLDGAVIAAVVDAGTLTAAETGADRVIDATGLVLSPGFVDMHAHSDLQLLVNRDHYAKLSQGVTTELLGQDGLSYAPVDDATLAGVREKIAGWNDNPADFDWNWRTVGEYLDRLDAEHDGGRIATNAAYLVPQGTVRAMVMGFAEGDPTPEQQQQMQDVIRAAMEEGAVGMSSGLTYTPGMYAQTEELAGLCRTVGELGGFYAPHHRSYGKGALGAYAEMIGLSRDTACALHLSHATMNFAENKGRAGELLNLIDSALDEGVDITLDTYPYLPGATTLAAILPSWASSGGTEATLARLADPETRAKIREAVEVYGSDGCHGVVAEWDTLEISGVQNPALAGHVGKTIRDIAAETQQEPFDVFARILTEDRLGTGILQHVGHEENVQAIMKHRTHTGGSDGLLVGAKPHPRAWGTFPRYLGHYSRDLGLLSLEETVHHLSGRPAARLKLHNRGLVREGYAADVVLFDPETIRDEATFENPRQAASGIQYVFVNGAAAIDAGQPTGARAGRALRRSSDGLTREGQQ; encoded by the coding sequence ATGAAGACACTCATCAGCAACGCCACCCTGGTGGACGGAACCGGATCCGACCGCCACCCCGCGGATGTCCTGCTGGACGGTGCGGTGATTGCCGCCGTCGTCGACGCCGGGACCCTCACCGCAGCGGAAACCGGTGCCGACCGCGTCATCGACGCCACGGGACTTGTCCTGAGTCCCGGGTTCGTCGACATGCACGCGCACTCGGACCTGCAACTTCTGGTCAACAGGGACCACTACGCCAAGCTCAGCCAGGGCGTCACCACGGAATTGCTCGGCCAGGACGGATTGTCCTACGCGCCGGTGGACGATGCGACGTTGGCCGGTGTCCGGGAGAAGATCGCCGGCTGGAACGACAACCCGGCCGATTTCGACTGGAACTGGCGGACCGTGGGCGAGTACCTCGACCGCCTCGACGCAGAACACGACGGTGGCCGCATCGCCACCAACGCCGCGTACCTCGTCCCACAGGGAACCGTCCGGGCCATGGTGATGGGCTTCGCCGAAGGCGACCCCACGCCGGAGCAACAGCAGCAGATGCAGGACGTCATCCGCGCGGCGATGGAGGAGGGCGCCGTGGGAATGTCCTCGGGCCTGACTTACACGCCGGGCATGTACGCCCAAACCGAGGAACTTGCCGGGCTCTGCCGGACGGTGGGGGAGTTGGGCGGCTTCTACGCACCGCATCACCGCTCCTACGGCAAGGGAGCGCTTGGTGCCTACGCCGAGATGATCGGGCTGAGCCGCGACACCGCCTGCGCACTGCACCTGTCGCATGCCACCATGAACTTCGCTGAGAACAAGGGCCGCGCCGGGGAACTCCTGAACCTGATCGACTCCGCCCTCGATGAAGGCGTGGACATCACCCTGGACACCTACCCATACCTCCCGGGAGCCACCACTCTTGCGGCGATCCTGCCGAGCTGGGCCTCCTCCGGCGGCACGGAAGCCACTCTCGCGCGCCTGGCAGATCCTGAAACCCGCGCGAAGATCCGTGAAGCCGTGGAGGTCTACGGCTCCGATGGCTGCCACGGCGTAGTGGCCGAGTGGGACACCCTGGAAATCAGCGGCGTCCAGAACCCGGCGCTCGCGGGTCACGTGGGAAAGACCATCAGGGACATTGCTGCGGAAACCCAGCAAGAGCCCTTCGACGTTTTCGCGCGCATCCTCACCGAAGACCGCCTCGGAACCGGAATCCTGCAGCACGTAGGCCATGAAGAAAACGTGCAGGCCATCATGAAGCACCGGACCCACACCGGCGGCAGCGACGGACTCCTGGTCGGCGCCAAGCCACATCCCCGGGCCTGGGGCACGTTCCCGCGCTACCTCGGCCACTACTCCCGCGACCTCGGACTGCTCAGCCTCGAGGAAACGGTCCACCATCTCAGCGGCCGTCCTGCCGCACGGCTCAAGCTCCACAACAGGGGGCTGGTCCGCGAAGGCTACGCGGCCGACGTCGTGCTCTTCGATCCCGAAACCATCCGCGACGAAGCCACTTTTGAGAACCCCCGCCAAGCCGCCAGCGGTATCCAGTACGTCTTCGTCAACGGCGCGGCAGCGATCGACGCCGGCCAACCCACCGGCGCACGCGCCGGCCGCGCCCTGCGCCGCAGCAGCGACGGCCTCACCAGAGAAGGACAACAATGA
- a CDS encoding sugar kinase encodes MLSAVCVGETMAMLTPVHAVPLHLATELHFGIGGAESNVAMGLAAMGLDTHWVSRVGRDGFGTRILHDLRDHGVGVSGVEVDDSLPTGLYVKVPAQEADPDGGSSVLYYRQGSAASAMGRATLANPAVSSLLENAALIHLSGITAALSPECLSLLEAILTAPRNGRTISFDVNWREALWAGQDRSVLQRLANLADVVLVGKDEAEHAFGTTDEAELRRMMPDPEVLVIKNEAISAIALTRGTADSSGTREEVSALSVAVVEPVGAGDSFAAGYLSGMLFGLGQKESLRRGHVAAACTLTVHGDRGPLPDAAELAAILDSSDDAWAAIHVEDGQFNTRTGA; translated from the coding sequence ATGCTTTCAGCTGTATGCGTTGGCGAAACCATGGCCATGCTTACCCCTGTCCATGCCGTTCCCCTGCACCTTGCCACCGAGCTCCACTTCGGAATCGGCGGCGCAGAATCAAACGTCGCCATGGGCCTGGCGGCCATGGGGCTGGACACCCACTGGGTCAGCCGGGTGGGCCGCGATGGCTTCGGCACGCGCATCCTCCACGACCTCCGGGACCACGGCGTCGGCGTGTCCGGCGTCGAGGTTGACGATTCCCTGCCCACGGGCCTTTACGTGAAGGTCCCCGCCCAGGAAGCAGACCCCGACGGCGGCAGTTCAGTTCTGTACTACCGGCAAGGCTCAGCGGCGTCGGCCATGGGACGGGCCACGCTCGCCAATCCGGCCGTTTCCTCCTTGCTGGAGAATGCTGCGCTGATTCATCTGAGCGGGATCACCGCTGCCCTCTCCCCCGAGTGCCTGTCATTGCTGGAGGCCATCCTGACCGCACCGCGGAACGGCCGGACCATCAGCTTCGACGTCAACTGGCGCGAAGCCTTATGGGCAGGCCAGGACCGTTCCGTCCTGCAGCGCCTGGCGAACCTGGCCGACGTCGTACTCGTTGGAAAAGACGAAGCCGAGCACGCCTTCGGCACCACCGACGAAGCCGAACTCCGCCGGATGATGCCGGATCCCGAGGTTCTGGTCATCAAGAACGAGGCCATCAGCGCCATTGCGCTGACACGCGGCACGGCTGACTCAAGTGGCACCCGGGAAGAGGTGTCCGCCCTGTCCGTCGCCGTCGTCGAGCCTGTTGGCGCGGGTGACTCGTTCGCCGCCGGTTACCTCAGCGGCATGCTGTTCGGCCTCGGCCAGAAAGAAAGCCTCCGCCGCGGACATGTGGCAGCAGCGTGCACCCTCACTGTTCACGGCGACCGCGGCCCGCTGCCCGATGCCGCCGAGCTTGCAGCCATCCTGGATTCTTCGGATGACGCCTGGGCTGCTATTCATGTTGAAGACGGACAATTCAACACCAGAACCGGAGCGTGA